CCACCGAGCAGCAGCCAGGGCTCGTCGCCATGCCAGAGCTCGGTCGCGCAGCGCACGAGCTCGTCGCCGCTGCGGGCGACCAGGATGCGCTCGGCGGGGCCGCCGACGCGCATCGTGGTCAGCTGCGAGAGAGGCGTGTCGTCGCCGATCGTCTCAGAGGCGCCCGGGTCGGATTCCGCCGCATCCGCGGCCGAGGGCCGAGTCACGCGAACGCCGCCAGCAGCTGGGCCTTGCCCAGCACCGTCGATCCGTCGAAGACGACCTTGAGGTCGATGCGGGCGGTGCGCGCCTCGGCGTCGATGGCGGCGACGGTCGCGGTGACCGCGATCGCGGCGCCCTCGCTCGCATCGACGGGAACGGGGCGCGTGAAGCGCGACTGGAAGTCAGCCACCCAGGCCGCGGCGCCCAGCCAGTCGGTGACGACCGAACCGGCCGCCCCCATGGTGAGCATGCCGTGGGCGAGCACGCCGGGCAGCCCGACCGACTGCGCCACGTCGTCGCGGTAGTGGATGGGGTTGAAGTCGCCCGATGCGCCCGCGTAGCGCACGAGGCTGTCGCGGGTGAGGCGCGACTCGCGCTCGGCGACCACGTCGCCCACGCTCAGCTGCTCGAAGACCGGTGCCGCGCTCATGCGTCTTCCCCTCTCACCACGAGCGTCGAGATCGCTGTGACCACGTGCGCTCCGGAGGCGTCGGAGATGCTGCTCGACGCCGTGACCATCGAGTTGCCGCCGAGCTGCTTGACCGCGGCGATCGTGAGGGTCGCGGTCAGCTCGTCGCCCGCGACGATCGGGCGGGTGTAGCTGAAGCGCTGATCCCCGTGCACGACGCGCGAGAAATCGACGCCCGCTTCTTCGTCGGCGAGCAGCTGGGCCAGCGTCGACTCCTGCACCACCACGGCGAAGGTGGGGGGCGCCACGACGTCGGCGTACCCGGCGGCGCGGGCGGCCTCGGGGTCGAGGTGCAGCGGGGAGTCGCTCTGCACGGCGCGCGCGAACTCGCGCACCTTCTCGCGACCCACCAGATACGGGGCGGTCGGCGGGTACACCCGGCCTTGGATCTCTGGATTCACCACGGCGCCAGTCTACAGCGCCGCTCCTCCCGCCCCCTCCTCCCGCCCCCTCCTCTGCCTCCCTTCTCTCCCCGGCCCGCGTTCCCTCCTCGCTCCGTCCCGCCTCCGCCCTCCTCGATTCCCCGCCCCGGCCGCTCTCCCTCCTCATCTCTCCCTTCTCCCCGCCTTCTCTCCCCTCTCCCCTCTCCCCTCTCGCCCTCTCGCACTCCTCATCCCTCTCCCCTCTTCCCTCTCGCCCTCCTCATCCCTCTCCCCTTTCCCGGCTTTCTCTCCTCCCCCCCTTCTCACCCGCACCGATCGACGTTCAAGCACCCCGACAACGGGTCTGTCCGATAAACGGTGTGTGGGATCCGGCGGTTTTCATTCGTGAGTGGTTTTCTCGAACCGTCCGGCGAAGGTGATCGCGAACGCGTTCAGCGCGGGCTTCCACCTCATCACCCAGCGTGCCCTTCCGCCGCCAGTCGGGTCAAGCGACCGCGTCACGAGGTAGAGACATTTCAGCGCGGCGGCCTCGTTGGGAAAGTGCCCCCGAGCTCTCACGGCGCGCCGATAGCGAGCGTTGATTGACTCGATCGCGTTGGTCGTGCAGATCACCCGCCGGATCTCGACGTCATACTCGAGGAACGGCACGAACTCCGCCCAGCTGTTCTTCCAGAGCTGCACGATCGCCGGATACCGTCCGCCCCACTCGGCGGCGAACTCCTCGAACCGATCCTTCGCCGCCTGCTCCGACGGGGCCGTGTAGACGGGTTTGAGGGAACGGACGATCGCGTCGCGGTGTTGCCGCCCGGCGTAGCGGAAGCTGTTGCGGATCAGATGGACGATGCACTGCTGGACGACCGTTTGCTCCCAAGTGGTGTTGATCGCCTCCGGGAGACCCTTCAGCCCGTCGCAGACCGCGATGAGCACGTCCTCGACACCCCGGTTCTTCAGCTCGGTGAACACCTGCAGCCAGAACCTCGCACCCTCCTGACCGTCACCGGCCCAGATGCCGAGGATGTCGCGTTCCCCGTTCACGGTGACGCCCATCACGACATAGAACGGGGTGTTCCTCACCTGCCCGTCACGGACCTTCACCACGATCGCGTCGACGAAGATCACCGGGTAGAGCGCATCCAACGGCCTGCTCGACCATTCGGCGAGTTCCCCGGCGACCTTCTCGGTGATCCGGCTGATCGTGTCCTTGGAGACCTTCGCCCCATAGACCTCGTCGAAATGCGCAGCGATCTCACCGGTCGTCAACCCCCGAGCGGAAAGGGACAGAACGATCTGATCGATGCCGTCCAGTCGGCGTTTCCGCTTGGGGACGATCACCGGCTCGAACGACCCGTCTCGATCTCGCGGGACTTCGATCTCGACGGGGCCGATCTCTGTCAGCACCGTCTTGACCCGCGTCCCGTTACGCATGTTCTCGCCGATTGGGGTCCCGCCGTGCTCGTGGCCGAGGTGCTCGGTCAACTCGGCATTCAGCGCGGTCTCGAGGACGTTCTTCGTGAGCTGGCTGAGCAGGCCGCCCGGCCCCGTCAGGCTCACGCCCTGCTCCTTCGCCTGCGCGAGCAAGCGTTCTGCGAGTTCTTTCTGATCGATGATCTCCCCGGTCACGGGATCAATCATCTCGTCGTCAACAACGACAGTGGTCGTGTCAGCCACGGCCATCTCCTTTCGGATCAGGCCGGACCCTCACACACCATTATTCAGACAGTCCCCCGACAACCCGGATCGAGGTGCTTGAACGTCGATCGGTGCGGGTGCAGGGGTGGGTGGAGTCGGCAGGAGCGGGCACCTGAGGGCGCCGGGGCGCGGGGCGCGGGGAGCAGGGACGGCAGGTACCGGTACCGGGGCGATCGCGGGAAGGTGGCAGGCGCCGGGGTAGGGCCGGGGACGCCTGAGGGCGCGGGGCAGGCGCCGGGGTGGGGCCGGGGGTCGGGGTACCGTGGGCGGGCGCCGAGGCAGGGCGGGCGCCTGGCGGCGGACGCCGGGGAGGGGCGGATCGCGGACGTCCCGAAGGGCGGCGGATCCCGAGCCGACCTATGCGCATCGGCAACGAAACGGGAAAAGGTTTGTGCCTTATATCCAAGGCTCGCCCCGGGTCCTGGAATAGGCTGTACCCCATGTCGCGCATTCGTAAAGTGCTCATCGCCAACCGTGGCGAAATCGCCGTTCGCATCATCCGGGCCGCCGCAGACAGCGGCATCGCCTCCGTCGCCGTCTACGCCGACCAGGATCGGGACGCGATGCACGCGCAGCTCGCCGACGAGGCGTACGCCCTGAACGGCACCACCAGCGCCGAGACCTACCTCGTGATCGACAAGATCCTCGGCGTCGCCCGCCGCTCGGGCGCCGACGCCGTGCACCCGGGTTACGGCTTCCTCGCCGAGAACGCCGACTTCGCCCGCGCCGTCGCCGAGGCGGGACTCACCTGGATCGGACCGAGCCCCGAGGCGCTCGAGCGGCTGGGCGACAAGGTCTCGGCCCGTCACGTCGCCGAGAAGGTGGGCGCCCCGCTCGCGGCGGGCACGAGCGACCCCGTCGCGAACGCCGACGAGGTGCTCGCGTTCGCCGACGAGGTGGGCCTGCCCATCGCCATCAAGGCCGCGTTCGGCGGTGGCGGCCGCGGCCTCAAGGTCGCCTACGAGCGCGACGAGGTCGCCGAGCTCTTCGAGTCAGCCACCCGCGAGGCGGTCGCGGCGTTCGGCCGCGGCGAGTGCTTCGTCGAGAAGTACCTCGAGAAGCCGCGCCACGTCGAGACCCAGTGCCTCGCCGATCAGCACGGCAACGTCGTGGTCGTCTCGACCCGCGACTGCTCGCTGCAGCGCCGGCACCAGAAGCTCGTGGAGGAGGCGCCCGCGCCGTTCCTCACCGACGCGCAGAACGAGAAGCTCTACTCGGCGTCGAAGGCGATCCTCAAG
The genomic region above belongs to Leucobacter muris and contains:
- a CDS encoding MaoC/PaaZ C-terminal domain-containing protein encodes the protein MSAAPVFEQLSVGDVVAERESRLTRDSLVRYAGASGDFNPIHYRDDVAQSVGLPGVLAHGMLTMGAAGSVVTDWLGAAAWVADFQSRFTRPVPVDASEGAAIAVTATVAAIDAEARTARIDLKVVFDGSTVLGKAQLLAAFA
- a CDS encoding MaoC family dehydratase N-terminal domain-containing protein translates to MVNPEIQGRVYPPTAPYLVGREKVREFARAVQSDSPLHLDPEAARAAGYADVVAPPTFAVVVQESTLAQLLADEEAGVDFSRVVHGDQRFSYTRPIVAGDELTATLTIAAVKQLGGNSMVTASSSISDASGAHVVTAISTLVVRGEDA
- a CDS encoding IS256 family transposase; amino-acid sequence: MIDPVTGEIIDQKELAERLLAQAKEQGVSLTGPGGLLSQLTKNVLETALNAELTEHLGHEHGGTPIGENMRNGTRVKTVLTEIGPVEIEVPRDRDGSFEPVIVPKRKRRLDGIDQIVLSLSARGLTTGEIAAHFDEVYGAKVSKDTISRITEKVAGELAEWSSRPLDALYPVIFVDAIVVKVRDGQVRNTPFYVVMGVTVNGERDILGIWAGDGQEGARFWLQVFTELKNRGVEDVLIAVCDGLKGLPEAINTTWEQTVVQQCIVHLIRNSFRYAGRQHRDAIVRSLKPVYTAPSEQAAKDRFEEFAAEWGGRYPAIVQLWKNSWAEFVPFLEYDVEIRRVICTTNAIESINARYRRAVRARGHFPNEAAALKCLYLVTRSLDPTGGGRARWVMRWKPALNAFAITFAGRFEKTTHE